In Palaemon carinicauda isolate YSFRI2023 chromosome 28, ASM3689809v2, whole genome shotgun sequence, the sequence TTAAGAGGTTGTGGTTGCTCTTCatacttttaaaaattaaattatatgtaTCTATCAACCCATGTAAACACACtcacacctatacatacatacatacatatatatatatatatatatatatatatatatatatatatatatatatatacatacatacatatataaataaatatatatatatacatatatatatatatatatatatatatatatatacatacatatataaataaatatatatatatatacatataaatatatatatatacatatataaatatatatatatacatatatatatatatatatatatatatatatatatatatatatatatatatatatatatgcatacacacatatattaaataaatacaaatatactcatacatatgaatatgtttTGTTTACATGACTCTATATAGCCATTTAATGCGTCACCACATTGcatgaaaatcaataaatattgTTTAATACGCCAGGAATATGAGTACGTGCATGTAGATATTTGATGccacttttgtatatttttttcagatgaACGATACACAGATCCAAACGAAAATTAATTTCAtacgtatatataccgtatattaaatagataaatacacacatatatatatatatatatatatatatatatatatatatatatatatatatatatatatacatatatatatatattacatacatatatatatatatatatatatatatatatatatatatatatatatatatatatatatatatatttacatatatatatatatatatatatatatatatatatatatatatatatttacatatatatatatatatgtgtgtgtgtatatacatactgaataattATAAAGGATACTAAGGTGTGAAAGAGGCCGATCCCAAGTTGGACGAAGGCATATCAAAACGGAGAATTTATTCCCCGTACACTCACGTAGAGATACACAAAAGGAATATACATTCACCCCTATCATAATGAAAATATGGACCCAATACATTCATTGAAGTGAAGACTACCCTACAGATAAGAGTGTTTCCCCCACTTGACAGCTCTTCTGAATACCTACAGTACCATGTACCTGTTTTCTGAGGTTTCAACGCTCTCAGGATGAGACGAGGTGTCCAATAAACTACCCTTCTGGGAGGGACAACTTCAATTCCAatttctctcactctcttctcTCGCTTAGGCACGACTCtgaccgtttctctctctctctctctctctctctctctctctctctctctctctctctctctctctctctcctacacacgaTACATCTCACTCTATTTCGAAGGGCTATCTTGACACAAACTTCCGTCAGAGGGCGCTAATATAAAGAAGGAATTTGAGAAAATAAAGTGAATAGAGCAAGGCATTCATTGTTCAAGTACATATGAACaaagatgtaaaataaaaaatgatggaCAGTAAAGACAACAAAAGTGAAATGAACAGTTTAGATGaagtgtctatacatatatatatatatatatatatatatatatatatatatatatatatatatatatatatatatcagtttagatgaagtgtctatacacacacacacacacacacacacacatatatatatatatatatatatatatatatatatatatatatatatatatatatatgtgtgtgtgagagagagagagagagagagagagagagagagagagagagagagagagagagagagagagagagagagagggggggggggcaggatgaGGTAACTGTAGCCAAACGAACATAACTCAcaacaaataaaggaataaaacaTGTGTACAGAGCGCTCCTCCAAGTTATTTGATTGGCATTTGCATAACACATATGGTTGTGGACAGACATTTACATAATTAAAACCTAAACAAACTTGTGTGCAAACACTGAATCAAGAAAAAAAGCACACGTAATACCTCAAGGTAATGGAATGAGTATTTCCAGTAGAAAACAGAACTTCTGTCATAAAACAACGAACAAAGAAATCCAAACGAGatgtagaaccccccccccccccccccggccccagaaaaaaaaatgaaatacagaaataaaaacaaaacagagAAGTTTAAACGAAATAAAAACACCTGAACAATATCAAAACGAAATATATAAACCAAAACAAAGACGTCTAAACGAAATacaaacaccaaaataaaaatCAAACCGAAATACATAAACCGAAATAAAACACAAGGCTAAACGAAATACAAATACCAAAACCACAACgaaatacataaaacaaaataaaactgcGAAGGCTTACCGAAATACAAACACCAAAACGAAATACGTAAAACATAAACCAAAATAAAAGTAAAGGAGCCTAAACGAAATGCAGAAACCAAAACGAAACTGAGAAGGCTAAACgaaatacaaacacaaaaacagaaatCAAAACGAAATACATAAACCAAAATAAAACACAAGGCTAAACGAAATAAAAACACCAAAACCAAAACGAAACacataaactaaaataaaactgaGAAGGCTAAACGAAATACAAACACCTAAACAAAAATCAAAACGAAATACGCAAACCAAAATAAAACTAAGAAGCCTAAACAAAATACTGAAACTAAAACGAaatacataaaccaaaaaaaaacagaGAAGCTTAAACGAAATACAAACACCAAAAGAGGAGAAATACATAAACCAAAATAAATCAGAGAATGTTAAGCCTAATCAAAATatttaaaccaaaacaaaacagaaagaaaAACAGAACAGAAGCCTAAACGAAATACAGAAACCAACCCAAAAAACAAGAAAACCACAGGACACACGACCCCGCGGCACGAAGGCATAACAAAGCAGTCGGGAAGAAGAATCCCGGCAAGATTCTTACAAGGAAAGTAGGAGATGCTTGGCGGTGTAGGAATGGGGTAGGATTTAGTAGGAAAGCCTCGGGATATGGAATATTAGGCCGTATATGGATGGGGAGAAGGaaggagggaaaggaaataagggtatGAGGGAGAAGATACACACTCGTGCGTAGGAATGGCCTGGTATAAGCTAGAGGTTTTTTCCCCGGCATCAATGGCTCGGGTCGGAATTGGAAAAAAGAAATTTATGGCGACTGTTTACCCAGAATCTCTCCTGCAACGATTTCATATGGAGCCATTTCTTCTCCAATATCAAAAGATTAAATGGAATATCTTTATTTGCTCGACTATTTCGGGTTTCCATTTCACATTCCTCCGAAATAGGAAGCTGTTATATTTCTATTTAGCAGGGAGGTAAACTGGTCCCATAAAGTGTAGACaattgaatatgcatatgtttatggAGGTAGGTAAACACACGCCAATATGTTATATACACCGATACACACAGCATGCATAAACAATTGCAAATACTCACAACTACAGTATATCTTTTTCACTTGAGGGAAAGAGCAATTTGTTGGGTTcagagaatataattttttttttcaggttaatgGTAGAGAATGAGGTTGATGAGGTTGATAAATCTGTGGCATATTATCCTTTAAATGATGTCAAGTGGGCCTTTGAGATTTGATAATAGCCTCTGACAGCCCCAAGCCCCTCATATTTAATATGCTCCGCCCATAAGCATCGTTATTGGCTGccactcaaatggtctttgctccactGTGACTCACGTCACTCACAgatgaacattatctcattgctcctctgttctgacaagcggtacatggatgtgcaGAGCACAGCAACCGTGGGGATCATAAAGTATCATAATGATCTATAAtctgttttattactattattattgttatgtttataagAATAATCTGTGAGATGGCGGACAATCACGATGCTTGTGGGCAGAGCATGTTAAAGTTAAGGGGCCACATTCAATCGTTTCCTACGTATTACTGACCTCAGACGGTGTGATGTATGTATTACTCCTGACCTTAGAAAGTGCACTGTATGCATTACTACTGACCTCAGGCGGTGCACTGTATGTATTACAACTCGCCTCAGGCGGTGCGCTGTATGTATTACTCACCTCAGGTGGTGTGCTGTATGTATTACTACTGAAATCAGGCGGTGCACTGTATGTATTACTACTGAAATCAGGCGGTGCACTGTATGTATTACTACTGAAATCAAGCGGTGCACTGTATGTAATACTACTGGCCTCAGGCAGTGCGCTGTAGGTATTACAACTCACCTCAGGCGGTGCACTGTATGTATTACAACTCACCTCAGGCGGTGCGCTGAATGTATTGCTCACCTCAGGCGGTGCACTGTATTTATTACTACTGACCTCAGGCGGTGCACTGTATGTATTACTACTGAAATCAGGCGGTGCACTGTATGTATTACAACTCACCTCAGGCGGTGCGCTGTATGTATTGCTCACCTCAGGCACTGCACTGTATGTATTACAACTCACCTCAGGTGGTGCGCTGTATGTATTGCTCACCTCAGTCGGTGCGCTGTATGTATTGCTCACCTCAGGCGGTGCACAGTATGTATTACTACTGAAATCAGGCGGTGCACTGTATGTATTACAACTCACCTCAGGCGGTGCGCTGTATGTATTGCTCACCTCAGGCGGTGCGCTGTATGTATTGCTCACCTCAGGCGGTGCACTGTATGTATTACAACTCACCTCAGGCGGTGCGCTGTATGTATTGCTCACCTCAGGCGGTGCACTGAATTTATTACTACTGACCTCAGGCGGTGCACTGTATGTATTACTACTGAAATCAGGCGGTGCACTGTATGTATTACAACTCACCTCAGGCGGTGCGCTGTATGTATTGCTCACCTCAGGCGGTGCGCTGTATGTATTGCTCACCTCAGGCGGTGCGCTGTATTTATTACTACTGACCTCAGGCGGTGCACTGTATGTATTACAACTCACCTCAGGCGGTGCGCTGTATGTATTGCTCACCTCAGGCGGTGCGCTGTATTTATTACTACTGACCTCAGGCGGTGCACTGTATGTATTACAACTCACCTCAGGCGGTGCGCTGTATGTATTACTCACCTCAGGCGGTGCACTGTATGTATTACAACTCACCTCAGGCGGTGCGCTGTATGTATTGCTCACCTCAGGCGGTGCACTGTATTTATTACTACTGACCTCAGGCGGTGCACTGTATGTATTACAACTCACCTCAGGCGGTGCGCTGTATGTATTACTCACCTCAGGCGGTGCACTGTATGTATTACAACTCACCTCAGGCGGTGCGCTGTATGTATTACTCACCTCAGGCGGTGCACTGTATGTATTACAACTCACCTCAGGCGGTGCGCTGTATGTATTACAACTCACCTCAGGCGGTGCACTGTATGTATTACAACTCACCTCAGGCGGTGCGCTGTATGTATTGCTCACCTCAGGCGGTGCGCTGTATTTATTACTACTGACCTCAGGCGGTGCACTGTATGTATTACAACTC encodes:
- the LOC137621689 gene encoding uncharacterized protein; this translates as MERCITFSNTYSALPEVSCDTYSAPPDFSSNTYCAPPEVSNTYSAPPEVSNTYSAPPEVSCNTYSAPPEVSNTYSAPPEVSCNTYSAPPEVSNTYSAPPEVSCNTYSAPPEVSSNKYSAPPEVSNTYSAPPEVSCNTYSAPPEVSCNTYSAPPEVSCNTYSAPPEVSNTYSAPPEVSCNTYSAPPEVSNTYSAPPEVSCNTYSAPPEVSSNKYSAPPEVSNTYSAPPEVSCNTYSAPPEVSNTYSAPPEVSCNTYSAPPEVSSNKYSAPPEVSNTYSAPPEVSCNTYSAPPEVSSNKYSAPPEVSNTYSAPPEVSNTYSAPPEVSCNTYSAPPDFSSNTYSAPPEVSSNKFSAPPEVSNTYSAPPEVSCNTYSAPPEVSNTYSAPPEVSNTYSAPPEVSCNTYSAPPDFSSNTYCAPPEVSNTYSAPTEVSNTYSAPPEVSCNTYSAVPEVSNTYSAPPEVSCNTYSAPPDFSSNTYSAPPEVSSNKYSAPPEVSNTFSAPPEVSCNTYSAPPEVSCNTYSALPEASSITYSAPLDFSSNTYSAPPDFSSNTYSAPPDFSSNTYSTPPEVSNTYSAPPEASCNTYSAPPEVSSNAYSALSKVRSNTYITPSEVSNT